One window of Gloeocapsa sp. DLM2.Bin57 genomic DNA carries:
- a CDS encoding nitrogen fixation protein — MKIAVASQNSTSITTHTGKCQKFWIYNVENNAIISKDLLQLPKQQAFHYSSPQETHPLEDTQVLIGGSMGKGLLRRLENMGIEGVITPETNPDVAIASYLAGTLIIDDPGEHEHQQGEEGNCNCND, encoded by the coding sequence ATGAAAATCGCTGTAGCAAGTCAAAATAGTACTAGTATCACTACACATACAGGCAAATGCCAAAAGTTTTGGATATATAACGTAGAAAATAACGCGATTATCTCTAAAGATCTGTTGCAATTACCGAAACAACAAGCTTTTCACTACAGTTCTCCACAAGAAACACACCCCTTAGAAGATACTCAAGTATTAATTGGGGGAAGTATGGGTAAAGGTTTACTCCGTCGTCTAGAAAATATGGGTATCGAAGGAGTTATTACACCCGAAACTAATCCTGATGTGGCGATCGCTTCTTATTTAGCAGGAACTTTAATCATAGACGATCCTGGTGAACACGAACACCAACAAGGTGAAGAAGGTAACTGCAACTGTAATGATTAA